One stretch of Deltaproteobacteria bacterium DNA includes these proteins:
- a CDS encoding molybdopterin molybdenumtransferase MoeA — MGSYMPELFRLTSLQEARRRLEDNLPQELRQGRLGIEAIPLTGACGRVLAEDIISPVDLPPFGRSIMDGFAVRAQDTFGATDGLPGQLTVIGEVKMGQPAGVSITPGQAAKIPTGGMLPDGADAVVMVEHTQPWDENTIEVVRGVAPGENIIRVGEDLSKGEVMLRAGRRLRPQDLGALAGVGILSIEVYRRPRLGLLSTGNEIIPPD; from the coding sequence TTGGGCAGTTATATGCCAGAACTCTTTCGTCTAACATCTCTGCAGGAAGCCCGGCGGCGGCTTGAAGACAACCTGCCGCAAGAATTGCGGCAGGGCCGGCTTGGTATTGAGGCGATTCCCTTGACCGGGGCTTGCGGCCGCGTTCTTGCCGAGGACATCATATCCCCCGTTGATTTGCCCCCCTTTGGCCGTTCCATCATGGACGGGTTCGCCGTCCGCGCGCAGGATACTTTCGGCGCAACTGACGGACTGCCCGGGCAACTCACGGTCATTGGTGAAGTGAAAATGGGGCAGCCGGCCGGCGTGAGTATCACTCCAGGTCAGGCCGCGAAGATTCCCACCGGAGGAATGCTCCCCGATGGCGCGGACGCGGTGGTAATGGTCGAACATACACAACCTTGGGATGAAAACACCATCGAAGTTGTCCGCGGTGTCGCCCCAGGTGAAAATATTATCAGGGTGGGGGAGGATCTGAGCAAGGGCGAGGTGATGCTGAGGGCAGGCCGGAGATTGAGGCCCCAGGATTTAGGCGCGCTCGCCGGAGTCGGCATCCTCTCCATTGAGGTATATCGAAGACCCCGCCTGGGTCTTCTTTCCACCGGAAATGAAATCATCCCTCCCGAC